The window CGGTTTTGGATGGGCTTCGGCGACCATTACCTCAACGTTTTTAACGTGTTAAATAACATCGGCATGCTGTCGGAAAAGCCCGTCCGGACGGCGGAGGGCGTCGAGGTGGTTCCGCTCAAGGTGTTGAAGGCGGTTTTGCCCGACCCGGCCAGCCTGGCGCCCAACTACATCGGGTACACCTGCATCGGCAACTTGATCAAAGGGGAGAAGAACGGAAAACAAAAGGAAATTTTCGTCTACAACACCTGCGACCACGCGGCTTGCTACCGCGAAGTGGAGTCCCAGGCCATTTCCTACACCGCCGGGGTCCCTCCCGTGGCGGCCGCGATCCTCGTCGCCCAGGGGAAGTGGAACCCCAAAACCATGGTGAACGTCGAGGAATTGGACCCGGACCCGTTGATCGCCCTTTTGGACAAGATAGGCCTGCCGACGAAAATCGAAGACCGCACCCCGGCGGTCCCGGCCGTCAGTCGAGTTCGAAAGAGTCCCCGCCGCGGGGGGCGACGAGGCGGTTGATCCCCTCGCCGCGCAGGCGTTCCATGAACGCCTCGCGCTGCGGCGCGTCCCCGTGCACCAGGAACGTCTGCACGGGCCGCGGCGATAGCCCCCGCACGAACCACGCCAGGTCGTCCTGATCGGCGTGGGACGACAGGTGCGACATGACGCGCACCTGGGCGGCCACGTCGTGGTTCAATCCAAATATCCGCACCTGCTTGGCCCCCTCCACCAAACGCCGCCCCAGGGTGCCGTGGGCCTGGTGACCGACGATGAGAATCGTGGTGTTGTCCTGCCCCACCAGGTGGCGCAGGTGGTGCAAGATGCGCCCGCCCTCGCACATGCCCGACCCGGCCATGATGATTTTACGGCCGGGCGTGCCCGTCAGTTTCTTTGATCCCTCCACCGAGCGGACGTAGCGGACCGTCTTAAGCCCGAACGGATCCCCCTCCCGCCCGGCGTTACGACGGAACTCCTCCGACAAACTGATGTGCTCGCGGTTCTTCTCGAAGATCTCCGTGATGTCGATGGCCATGGGACTGTCCACATAAATGTGGATGGGCTTGATGCGTTTCTCTAGCAACAACTTCCCGAGAATGAAGACGAGTTCCTGCGTGCGTTCCAAGGCGAAGCTGGGGATCAGGATCGGGCCCTCGTCTTTTTCCGATCGGTTGATGACGTCGGCCAGAAAGGATTCGGCCTCGGCGATGGGCGCGTGCCGCCGTCCGCCGTAGGTGGATTCCGTGATCAGGTAATCGACGTGCGCGGGAATTTTCGGGGGCTCCATCAGAATGGATTCCCGTCGGCCCAGGTCGCCGGTGAACAGGAGGTGGCGCTTGCGCTTGAGCGTTTTGATGCCCACGTGCACCATGGCCGAACCCAACACGTGCCCGGCGTTGCTGAAGGAGGCGTCGACCCCGTCGGCGATGGAAATCGGGGCGCCGTAGGGCCGGGGTTCCAGCAGCGCCAGCGTGTGCTCCACGTCCTCCTGGGTGTAGAGCGGGTCGATGGTCAGACCCTCGGCGGCGTGCAATTTGTTGAAAAACTTCGCGTCCTCTTCCTGGATCATGGCGGAATCCATGAGCATGATCTTCAACAATTCGGCGGTAGCGTCCGTGCAGTGAATGGGGCCGGCGAACCCTTCCTTCACCAACAGGGGCAATCCGCCGGAATGGTCGATGTGGGCGTGCGACAACAGCACCGCTTTGATGGTTTTCGGGTCGACGGGAAACGTGCGGTTCTTGACCAACGCTTCGTGCCGGTGGCCCTGGTAGAGGCCGCAATCCAAAAAGAGCCGCGTGTCCCCGAACTCCACCAGATGCCGCGAACCGGTGACCTCGTCGGTGCCCCCGTGGAACGTCAATCGAAACGACGTCGGTGTCTGGTTCAATCCCGCCTCCCCGCCATGGCCCGGCCCGCGATCCATCCCGTGGTCCAAGCGTTTTGAAAATTGAAACCGCCGGTGACGCCGTCAATATCCAATATTTCGCCGGCGAAGAACAGCCCCGGTGTCTTCCGACTCTCCATGGTTTTAAAGTCCACCTCAGGCAGGGCCACGCCCCCGGCGGTGACGAATTCCTCTTTGAACACGCCCTTGCCGGAAACGGCGTAACGGCCATCGAGGATCTCCGCCGCCAACCGCCGCAGGAGGTCGTTGCCGACGTCAGCCCAGCGGGCCGTGGGCGGCACGCCCGCCGCCGCCACCAACCGTTCCCACAATCGCTGGGGCAGGAGATCCATCGGGTCCCCGGCGACCCGGCGGCGGGGGAACGCCTTGCGCGTTTCGGTCAAGCGCCCTAGAACGTCTATCACGTTTTCCCCCGTCCAGTTCACCCGAAGGACGGCGTTGTATTTTTTTTCGTGCAGCCACCGCGCGCCCCAGGCCGAGAGGCGCAACACCGCCGGGCCGCTCAGCCCCCAGTGGGTGACGAGCACCGGCCCCGCGCTCGTCAACGCCGACCCCTCCAGCGCCAATCGCGCGCCCGGCACCGCCACACCGGACAGACCCGCCAAACGGGGGTCTTTTACCGTTAACGTGAAGAGGGACGGCACCGGCGGGACGATCGTGTGCCCGAAGGCCCGCGCCCAGGCGTGCCCTTCGGCCCCCGAGCCCGTGGCCAACAGCAGGCGGTCCGCCCGAAAAACACCGCGGCCGTCGGCGACGAAAGCCCCACCTTCACGCTTTAAGCCAATGGGGGAGACGCCCGTCTCCACCCGCACACCCGCCCGTCGAGCCGCCGCGACCAGCGCGCCCACGACGGTGGTCGAATCGTCGGAGAGAGGGAACACCCGGCCGTCGGTCTCGGTTTTCAGGGCCACGCCCCTCGACTCAAACCACACGCGCGTGTCTTTTGCGCCGAAACGGTGAAAGGCGCCCAAAAGTTCCTTGGCACCTCGCGGGTAATTCTCGACGAAACGGCGGGGGTCCTCCAACGCGTTCGTGACGTTGCACCGGCCTCCGCCGGAAATCCGCACCTTGGCGAGGACCCCGGGGCCTCGCTCCCAGAGCGTCACCGCGGCGCCCGCCGCCGCGGTGATGGCGGCCATGAACCCGGCGGCTCCACCGCCGATCACCAGGACTTGAGGGGACGAACCGTTCTTCATCCCGCCATTATAGCGGAGCGCCCCCGCCCGTGGTTGACTTGAGCGCGCCGATCCGATAGCCTCTCCCCGTGTCTCGTCAGAAAATCACCACCGCCGTCCTCCACGGGGCCCCGCCCGTCGTCCTCCTGGGCGCCGCCTACCTGCCCGGTCTTTGGCCGCAGCCCCTGGGCCACGCGCTGGCCTTGGTCGTGTTGATTTGGTCTCTTTTGGTCTTAACGCCGCGAACCCGCTGGGACCTTCCCGCCGTCCCCTTGTGTGGAATCGTCCTGGCGGCCTGGGCCCTGGCGGGGCTCTCATGGAGCCAAAACGTCGGGGGAACTCTCCAGTCCCTTCTTCACATCGGCGTGGCTGTATTTGTTTTTCTGGCCGCGCGACAAACCGGGGCGTTGGAGCCGAAACTCCTTTTCTTGTACCTATCGCTCTTGGGCGCGGTGCGCACGACGGAACTGCTGGTCCACGGCGCGTTGACGGCGAAAGGAGTGCCCCTGCCGATGTGGGGATCCCCCAACGTCACTTTTGCGGGATTGACGGCCGCGCTCGGCGCGGTGGCCGGCTTGGCGGGGGCCCGGGGCTCCGTGCCGGAACGCCGGGCGGCCTGGGTTCTGCCCGTTCTGACCGGCGCCGTCCTTTTCCAAGGGAACACGATGGGCCCCCTGTTCGCCCTGCTCATGGGCGTTTTGGTTTGGTTCATCGTCGACCGTCAAAAAAAAGGGGCCCTGTGGGGAGTCCCCCTCTTCGCGGCCGCGCTGTTGGCCCTCTTTGCGTTCGGGCCCTCCTGGGTCTCGAACAACCCCGCGGACTCCGCGCGGTGGGAGCGGTTGACCATCTGGAAAGACACCCTGCGTATGATCGCCGCCCACCCCTGGGGCGGCGGGCTGGGAACCTTTGAAACTTTCACGCGGGAATTCCAGGGCCTGCCGGGCACGCGGGTGGCGCCCCACGTCCACAACGAATTTTTGGAGATGGTTTTTGAACTGGGGCTTCCCGGCGGGCTCCTCGCCCTGGGACTTCTGGGGATCGCGGTTTTTCGGCGGGGCCGCGATGCGTTCCCCCCCCGCGGATTGAACGCGGAGAAGAAATCCGAGAAGGCGGTTACGTTCGGTTTGCTCGCCACCCTAATATCGGCGGCGGCCGTGGACTTTCCGATGCGCGCGCTGTTCCCCCTGTTGACGACGGCTTTCGTGCTTGCCCTCGGACGGGAAACACCCCCCCGGCCCATTGATCGAAGAGTCAAGAATGTTTGGTGGGTTTTGGCCGTCGCCGGGACGGGTGGTTTCCTTTTGTCCCTGGCCAATTGGGGTTTTCATGGCCGGGGAAAGACCGTCCTCGCCGCCGGCGAACCCGCGCGCGCCCTTGTTTGGTTCGAGCGGGCAAGCCGGGCCTGGCCCTGGGAACCGCACCTGTTCTACGACCAGGCGGACTGCCTCGTGCGGTTGGACCGTCGGGCCGAGGCGGCGGAACGGCTGGCGAAGTCCCTGCGCCATTCCCCCCGGGACATTATCAACCGACGGGCCCTGGCGAAATTGACCCTGGGCCTCGAGGGCGCCGAAGCGGCCGCAAGAATCTACGCACCGATCCTTGGTCTGGCGCCCACCCACGCTCCCCACTGGCGGGAGATGGGCGACCTCTTAACCTGGGCCGGCCGCTCCGAGGACGCCGGGCGTCACTACGCCCGTGCTGACGCGCTCACCGGAAAATAAAAACAGCCAGCGGCCGAAGCCGACGGCTGTTCAGAAAATCCTCCCCGGGCTGGACTCGAACCAGCAACCCTTCGATTAACAGTCGAATGCTCCACCATTGAGCTACCGGGGAAAAAGAGGGACCCGCGCGCCCTGTTCCGGCGCGCAACGGGGGCATTTTACCAGACAACGGCCTGGGGCGCAACCCATCAGATGGCCTTTTTCCGTCGACAAACCCTTGCCCCCGCCGCCCCAAAAACGTACCATGGGTCTTCCATGAAATTCCCCGTCCGCGGTCTCTCCGGCTTTATGGTCTGTCTCTACATCGCCCTGGTCCTCGCGGCGGGGGGCGTTCTCCGTTTTTTCTTCAAAGACCTGCCGTCGGTGCAAAACCTCAGCAACTACACCCCCTCCCTCGTCACGAAGATTTACGACAACCGCGGCGAGCTGGTCACCGAATTGTTCGTGGAAAAGCGCAGCGTCCTGCCTTTTCCACAAATCCCGGTCGACATGCAGCACGCGGTGCTGGCCATTGAGGACAATCGTTTTTACCACCACATCGGAATCGATCCCCGCGGCATCGTTCGCGCCCTTTGGGCCGCGCTCAAAGCCGGGCGGGTGGTGCAGGGCGCCTCCACCATTACCCAACAGCTGGCGCGCAACGTGTTCTTGACCCACGAGCGGACCGCCTCCCGCAAGTTCCGGGAATTCCTTTTAACGCTCCAAATGGAAGCGACCTTGAGCAAAGAAGAGATTTTTCAGCTGTATTTAAACCAGATTTACTTCGGCAGCGGGGCCTACGGCCTCGAGTCGGCGGCCAAAACCTTTTTCGGGAAAACCGCCCAAGAGTTGACCTTGCCCGAATGTGCCCTGCTCGCGGGTCTGCCCAAGGGCCCCGAACGTTACTCTCCCTTCCGCCGGCCGGACCGCGCCATCCGCCGTCGCAACCTGGTGCTGCGCCGCATGCGCGAAGAGGGCTACATCACCGAAGCCGAACAGATGCACGCGGCGGCGGCCTTTCACAAATTTAACAAGAACCCCGTTGAAAAAGTGAACGCGTCGTATTTCGTCGAAAACCTCCGCATCCAGCTGGAGGCGAAATACGGCGCGGAGGCCCTGTACAAAGGCGGGCTGTCGGTGTACACCACCCTGGACGTGCGCATGCAGCGGGCCGCCGACGCGGCGGTTCAAAAACACCTGGCGGCGTTCGATGAAACCTACGCCGAGGAACGGTTGGAATACCTTGTCAAGGAAGAGAAAATCCCCGCGGATTTCCTGGCGCGATGGAAAAAGTGGAAAGAAGACCCGGAAAACAACGAAGAACCCGAGGACTTCCCCGAACCCGCTCCGGCGCAGGGAGCGCTCGTGGCGATCGACCCCCATTCGGGCGCCCTGCGCGCGCTCGTGGGTGGGCGGGACTTCCAGGCCAGCCAGTTCAACCGCGCCACCCAGGCCAAGCGCCAGCCTGGATCAACCTTCAAACCGTTCGTGTGGTTGGCGGGTCTCGAGGGCGACATGACCGCGGCCACCGTGCTGGACGATTACCCCATCGCTTACACCGACGTGGCCACCCACCCCCGACTGGTCGCCGAGGCCACCGACTACGCCACTCTCAAAGACATGGTCACGTCCTACTACACCGTGCCGCTCGATCCCGACGAGCCGGACCCCATCTGGGCCCCCCAAAACTGGGACGGCAAGTTTCTCGGCCCCATCACCCTGCGCCGGGGCCTGGCGCTGTCGCGAAACCTCGTTTCCGTGCGAATCATCGACCGCGTGGGGCCCAAGGCGGTGGTGGACGTGGCCCACAAGGCGGGCATCGAGAGCCGTCTGGACGCGGTGCTCGCCCTGGCGCTGGGATCCTCGGTCGTGACGCCCCAGGAAATGGTGAGCGCCATGGGGACCTTCGCCAACAACGGGGTTCACATGAAGCCCCACAGCTTGGTCCGCGTGGTAGACCGTTACGGAAAGGTTTTGGAACAGAACCTGCCGGAAGGGACCCCCGCGGTCTCGCCCCAGAGCGCCTACCTCATCACCCGCCTCATGCAGGCCGTGGTGCAGGAGGGGACCGGCGGGGCCGCCCGGGTTCTGGGCCGTCCGGTGGCGGGAAAAACAGGGACCACCCAGGACATGCGGGACATCTGGTTCATCGGCTTTTTGCCCGACCTGGCGGCGGGGGTTTGGATCGGCTACGACGACTTCATTCCCCTCGGGAAAAAAATCACGAGCGCCGGGACCACCGTTCCCTTCTGGGTGGACTTCATGCGGGAATCGATGAAATACGTGCCGACGCGCGATTTCACCGTGCCCGCGGGCATCGATTTCTCCAAGGTGGATCGCGACACGGGCTACCTCGCCTTGCCGACCTGCCCCCACGTCGTCCTCGAAGCGTTTCGGAGCGGCCAAGCGCCCTCGGAATTCTGCCCCGTGGACCACGAGGCCGAAGACCCCGAACCCGAACAAATCATCACGGAATAAAGTTAAACAGGCGTGAGCGGTTTGTGCCCCGCCAGGACGGCGGCGATGTTTCCCGCCGCCAGGGTGGCCATGCGGGTCCGTGTTTCCAAAGTGGCCGATCCGGCGTGGGGCGCCAGCACCGCGTTCGGCAACCGGGCCAACCCCGGCGCCAGGAGCGGTTCTTTTTCGTAAACATCCAAACCCGCCGCGAAGACTCTCTTTTTCCGCAACACCGTGACCAACGCCTTTTCATCGACGATCGTTCCCCGGGCCGTGTTCACCAACACCGCCGTGGGTTTCATGAGGGCGAGTTCCCGCCGTCCGATCATGTGTCGTGTGGCGGCCGACCCGGGCACGTGGAGTGTCACGAAATCGCTCTCCCGCAACAGGCGGTCCAGGGGCACCCGCCGCGCCCCCACCGCTTTTTCCAATACCCGGTTTCGGGACCGTCCCCAATACAACACCCGCATGCGGAACCCCGTTGACATGCGCGCCACGGCCGCGCCGATGCGGCCCGCGCCCACCACACCCAAAATCTTTCCACTCACTCCCTGACCGAGGTGCAATCCCGGCGCCCAGCCTTTGAAATCGCCCGCCCGGACCCCGCGGTCGCCCTCGACGATGCGGCGCGCCGCCCCCAAGAGCAGCGCCCAAGCCATCTCGGCGGTGGCCTCGGTCAAAACGTCCGGCGTGTTGGTCACCACCACCCCCCGCTCTCGGGCGGCCTCTTTGTCAATGTTGTCGTGCCCCACCGCGTAGTTGGCCACGACGCGCAGGCGCGGCGCCGCCGCAAAGACTCCGGCATCGACCCGGTCCACAAGTTGGGTCAAGAGACCGTCGGCGTTCTTCACCCACCGCAGCAAATCCGCCCGCGGCAGGGGCCGGTCCTTCTCCGGGACGACCACCCGAAACCCCCGCGACCGCAACAGCGCCAGCCCCGGCTCCGGAACCCGCCGGGTGACCAAAACGGTTTTCATAGGAACAGGTCCTCCTCCTCGCGAAACGCCGCTCGAACGGTGCGGGCCAACACGCGTTCGGCTTCGCCCGGGGTCCGGGGAACGCGACCCAACGTTAGAACCCGAGCTCCGCTTCGCTTTACGCGTTGCCGCGCGGCCGGATCCACCCCGCCGGTGACGACCAAGGCGCGCCCGTTTTCACGACGCACCATCCTCAGCAATTCGCCCACGGCTTTCCCCTCAAAGGTCGTCCGATCGACGCGCCCTTCCCCCGAGATCACCCGGTCCGCCCATTTCACGGAGTTTCCCAGACCCGCGCGGCGCGCCAACCAGCGCGCACCGGGAACAACGCGCGCCCGCGCCAGCGACCACAAACCCGCCGCCGCGCCGCCCGCCGCGCCGCCCCCATCGAGGGAACGCGGGTCGCGGCCGCCCGCGCGGCGCAGGAGGATCGCCCACCGTGAAAGCCCCCGCGCCAATCGCGCCACCTGGGTTTTCGTGGCGCCTTTTTGAGGGCCGAACACCGGGGCCGCCCCGTGCCGCCCCGTCAGCCGGTGGCGGACATCTGTTAAAAGGACAAAGCGCACACCGCGCCAAAGTTTTTGAAAACCCGTCGCGTCCAAGCGGGTCAGTCGTTCCAGATCGCCGCCCGTCGCGGGGGAAATCAGTTTGTCGCCGCCGCGGAAAAGCCCCAAACCCATGGCCTGCAGCATTCCCGCGCCGCCATCGACCGTCGCGGTGCCGCCCAGGCCGACCCAGATTTCACGGGCACCCGCGCGGCGGGCCGCGTCGATCAGCTCCCCCGTGCCAAAACCGGTGGTATGTTCGGGATCGCGGCCCATCGGCGGGACAAGAGCCAGACCCGAGGCCGCGGCCATTTCCACCACCGCCCGGCGGCCGGCGGCGTCCCACAACCAGGGGGCGCGGATCCGTTCCCCTCGCGGCCCTTTCACGGGATTCCACCGTCGAACAAAGCCCGGGCGCCCGGCCAACGCGTCCAAGGTGCCGTCGCCGCCGTCCGCGAGAGGGAGAATTCGGCAATGACACGTCGGGCAAATCCGGCGCACTTCCTCCGTCAAGAGACGCGCCGCCCGCGCGGAGGAAAGGGTGCCTTTAAAAGCGTTGGGAGCGATCAAGACATTCACGGAAAGGGTTATGCGTGCCGGTGCCACATCTCCAGCATCAGCAACGCCCACAGTTTGTAGCCGTGGTCGCGGCGGCCGGATTGGTGCTCTTCCCACAGCGCCCGGACCGCTTCGGGTCGAAAATACCCCCGGCCCATCGCTTCGGAGGACAGGACGGTCTCCGCGAACAGGGTCCGGAGTTCGCTCCGGAACCAAGGGCCCAACGGAACGCCGAACCCCATTTTTCCCCGGCGGGCGATGGAGGGGGGCAACAAATCCTTGAACGCCTCTTTGAAAATCCATTTGCCGCCCGTCCATCCTTTGAGCTTCCAGGCCCCGGGCAAGCGGAACACGAACTCCACGAACTCGTGATCCAACAAAGGGGACCGCGCCTCAAGGGACACCGCCATGCTGGCGATGTCGACCTTGGTCATGAGGCATTCCGGCAAATAGGTCGAAAAATCCGTGTAGAGCGTGCGGTTCACGAAATCCAGGGACGCCGCCCGGTCGAAGGGGCCCCGCAGATAATCCAAGGCCGCGTTGTCCCTCAGTCGCGCGGCGAACGCCGGGGTGTACAGGTCCTTCTTGAGCGACTCGGGGAAGAAACACACGAACCCGAGGTGGCGAGCGACGGGGTCCGGTTCAACGGCGGCCTCCATAAATCGCCGGGCCCGCCACAAAAGGCCTTTCACCCCGCGTCGATCCGCGGAACCGGCGATCAGCCCCGCGCCCGCCCGCCACACCGCGCCGGGCACGAAGCGGGCGCGCCAGGCCGCCAGGGCGGCGCGGTGGCGCAGGTACCCGGCAAAATTCTCGTCCCCGCCGTCGCCGTTGAGCGCCACCGTCACGTGGCGTCGCGTTTCCCGGGCCACGTAATACGTGGGCAGGGCCGAGGCGTCCGCGTAAGGCTCCCCGTAATGCTTCGCCAACATCGGCAATACGGACGCCGCCGCGGGCGTCACGACAAATTCCGTGTGGTCCGTTCCGAACCGGCGGGCCACCTCCCGCGCGTGGGGCAATTCCGTGAATTCCTCCCGGTCGAACCCGATGGAAAACGTCTTCACGGGTTTTTCGGACATTTGGCTCATGAGGCCGACGATAACGGAGGAATCGACCCCACCGGAAAGGAAGGCGCCCAGGGGCACTTCACTGACCATTCGGAGCCGAACCGCCTCCGTCAGGCGACGCCGCAACTCGGTCTTTGCGTCGGAGAGCGATAGGGACAGCGGGACTTTATCAATCGGCAAATCCCAATAGCGCTCCACCCGCGGCGGCCCGCTCCCCTCCGCCACCAGGATGTGCCCCGGCGGCAATTTGTGGACGTTTTGATAAATGGTGCGGGGGCTTGGAATGTATTGAAGGCTCAAATACAGATCCAACGCGACGGGGTCCAAGGTCCGGTCGAACGAGGGGTCCGCTTTCAGGGCCTGCAGCTCCGAGGCCCAGACCAGACCGCCGTCTTTCGCCGTGTAGAAAAGAGGTTTTTTACCGAACCGGTCCCGCGCGAGAAAGAGACGGCTTTTCCGCGCGTCCCACAAGGCGAAGGCGAACATGCCCCTCAATCGGCGGACGCAATCGACGCCTTCCTCCTCGTACAGATGGACGATGGTTTCGGTGTCGGACCGCGTCGCGAAACGGTGCCCTTTGGCCTCCAACTCCCGTCGAAGATCCTGAAAATTGTAAATTTCCCCGTTGAACACGATGGCCACCGACCCGTCCTCGTTGAACACCGGCTGGCGTCCGCCGCCGACATCGATGATCGACAGCCGTCGCATGGCCAGGCCCACCCGCCGGTCGGGCGACACCCAGGCGCCGCCGTCGTCGGGACCGCGGTGTCGGAGCGCGCTGTTCATGGCGTCCAAAAAGGGCACCGCGGGCGATTCCCCCGCCGGGGAATAGAAACCGGTTATGCCGCACATGGGGTCATCGCTCGCACAGGAAATGCCAGTAGGGAAGGTCGGGGGAAATCGTCACGGCGCGGAAAGTGTCCCGCAGCGTTTCAATGTCGGCCCGCGTCACCCGTTGTTCGATGCGGGTGAAAAACCGGTCGTAGACATCCTGCTCGATCCGCGCGCGGCTTCGGTCGCGGTAGAATTCGTAGAGAGGAACCCGCCGCCCCAAACCCACGAGGTCCAACGCCCGGCCGAGGCCGATCAGTGGGAGGTAAAGACCCCAGAGCAGGAATTTCGTAATCGCCCACCGGGCCCGCTCCCCCCGGACCCGGCAAAGCCCCTTTCGCAAAACAGTGACTCCCGCCAACAGCCAACGGAAATACGCGGGACGGTTGTCGAGCGCGTAGTACAAGAAATAGAGGTGCCGGGCGGCCAGGGGTTTGAGGGACCGAACAACGTCCAAACAGGGCGCGGGCAAGTGGTGCAAAACGCCGAGGGAGTAGACAAAATCAAAGCTTCCCGGCGCAAAAGGCAGGGCCAGAATGTCGCCCATAAAAAACAACGCGTTCGGTCGATCGCCCAGGTGGCGCCGCGCGACGAATATGGCTTCCGAGAAATCCACCAACACGATCTCCCGGCATCGGTCCGCCAAATAATGGGCCCACCGGCCGATGCCGCACCCCAAGTCCGCCACGCGCGCGCCGCGAAGGGCGCCGAGGTCCACGAGGTCAAAGTATCTTTGAAATTCACCGGCGTGCTCCGGTTTTATTTCGTTGTACGTCCTCCACTCCGCCCCGAACGTGGCCTGGATGTCGGGGGCGAACGCCGCCCCCCCCGCCGCGCCCGCGCCGGGCCGACGCTCCGGCGGCAGAAGCACGATCACCTCGTCGATCACGGGGTAGACCGCCTCCCCCACGCGCACGGCGTCCTCGGTCACCGTCACCGGCTTTCCAAAAAGCGCGGCCAGGGTATCCGTCTTGCCCGCGTAGCGGTTCACGCCTCGCCCCCCGCCACCCGCGCGTAAAGGTCCGCGTACCGTTTCGCCACGGCGGTAAGGGAATAGTGCGCCTCGATCCGCGCGCGGGCCGCCGCGCCGCGCCGCGCGCGTTCGTCGGGGGGCGCGGCCAGCTCGGCGGCCCAGGCGGCGGCCAGGGCCGCGGGGTCGCGCGGCTCGACCACGCGCCCCGTGTCACCCACCAAAACCGCCGCGTCGCCCGCGCGCGTTACCACGCAGGGCACGCCGCAGGCCATGGCTTCGCCCACCACGTTCGGGAAGCCTTCGCTCACGGAGGTCAACGTCGCCACGTCCAAGGCCGCGTTCAGCCGCGGCGTGTCGTCCCGCCGGCCCAAGAGCCGGCAGCGGGATTCCAGGCCCCCTTGGCGGATCGCCTCGGCCAAGGCGGGGTTCGTCTCGTCGATGCCGTCCCCGCAGAGGAGGAAATGGACCGACGGGTCCCGCGCGGCCAACAGCGCCGCCGCCGCGAAAAAGGTTTCGTGGTCCTTGTGCGGGTCGAACCGGGCCACCAGGCCGACGAGTTTCGCCCCCGGCGGCACACCCAACTCCGCGCGCACGGCCGCGCGCGCCGCCGGGTCCGGGCGAAAGACCGCCGTGTCGAACCCGTTGGGGATCACCGTGAGCCGTTCCCGGGCGTAGCCGAAGGCCGCGTGCGCTTCCAGCGCCGCCGCCGAGTTGCACACCACCGCCCGCGGCACCGTCCGCGAGAGGCGCGCGCACCAACGGGCGATCCGCAGCGTCGACGCTTTTTTCAGTTCCGGCGTCAGCGTCGTCTGCCGCACGTTCCACACCACGGGCGCCCGCCCGCCGAAACGCGCCGCCAAACCGCCCAACAAATCCGCGTGGTACATCCACGTCTGCACCACCGCCGTTTCGCCGGCGAGGAGCCGCCGCAGCCGCGCGAAGGCCCGCGCCGCGCCGAACGCGCCCCGCACGCCCAGTTCCTCGACGGGCACGCCCAAGGCCCGCACCCGGTCGGCCAACACCCCGCCCGATTGGAGCGCGATCACCCGCGCCGGAAACCGCGCGCGGTCCAGGGCGCCCAGGAGCCTCAACAAAAACGTCTCCGCCCCGCCCAACACCAACCCGGGGATCACGTGCGTCACGGGGATCGCCGCGCTCACGCCGCCCCCCGTTCAAAAACGAATTGATTGCACCCAAAACTCCGCGTCGGGATGAGTTTCGTCAACCGAAACCCCCGCGCCGACAAAAACGCCGTCACCGCCTCGGGCGTCGCGACCTCAAAGGGATAGCCACCCAGCCAGTCGATCCAATCGTGGTAAAGGGACATCCCGCGGTTGTGGCGGTAAGAACGGAACTGGCCCAACGGCCCGCCGTGTTTCAAGACGCCCGCGGCCACCGCGCGCAACGCCAACGCCGGCACGAACACGGCCTTGACCGCCCACCGCCCCGCGCGGCCGCTCACGTAGGTCCGCTTCACGGCGCGCCACGCGCGGGACAAAATTCCTTGATCGTTG of the Elusimicrobiota bacterium genome contains:
- a CDS encoding class I SAM-dependent methyltransferase, encoding MNRYAGKTDTLAALFGKPVTVTEDAVRVGEAVYPVIDEVIVLLPPERRPGAGAAGGAAFAPDIQATFGAEWRTYNEIKPEHAGEFQRYFDLVDLGALRGARVADLGCGIGRWAHYLADRCREIVLVDFSEAIFVARRHLGDRPNALFFMGDILALPFAPGSFDFVYSLGVLHHLPAPCLDVVRSLKPLAARHLYFLYYALDNRPAYFRWLLAGVTVLRKGLCRVRGERARWAITKFLLWGLYLPLIGLGRALDLVGLGRRVPLYEFYRDRSRARIEQDVYDRFFTRIEQRVTRADIETLRDTFRAVTISPDLPYWHFLCER
- the asnB gene encoding asparagine synthase (glutamine-hydrolyzing); protein product: MCGITGFYSPAGESPAVPFLDAMNSALRHRGPDDGGAWVSPDRRVGLAMRRLSIIDVGGGRQPVFNEDGSVAIVFNGEIYNFQDLRRELEAKGHRFATRSDTETIVHLYEEEGVDCVRRLRGMFAFALWDARKSRLFLARDRFGKKPLFYTAKDGGLVWASELQALKADPSFDRTLDPVALDLYLSLQYIPSPRTIYQNVHKLPPGHILVAEGSGPPRVERYWDLPIDKVPLSLSLSDAKTELRRRLTEAVRLRMVSEVPLGAFLSGGVDSSVIVGLMSQMSEKPVKTFSIGFDREEFTELPHAREVARRFGTDHTEFVVTPAAASVLPMLAKHYGEPYADASALPTYYVARETRRHVTVALNGDGGDENFAGYLRHRAALAAWRARFVPGAVWRAGAGLIAGSADRRGVKGLLWRARRFMEAAVEPDPVARHLGFVCFFPESLKKDLYTPAFAARLRDNAALDYLRGPFDRAASLDFVNRTLYTDFSTYLPECLMTKVDIASMAVSLEARSPLLDHEFVEFVFRLPGAWKLKGWTGGKWIFKEAFKDLLPPSIARRGKMGFGVPLGPWFRSELRTLFAETVLSSEAMGRGYFRPEAVRALWEEHQSGRRDHGYKLWALLMLEMWHRHA
- a CDS encoding glycosyltransferase codes for the protein MSAAIPVTHVIPGLVLGGAETFLLRLLGALDRARFPARVIALQSGGVLADRVRALGVPVEELGVRGAFGAARAFARLRRLLAGETAVVQTWMYHADLLGGLAARFGGRAPVVWNVRQTTLTPELKKASTLRIARWCARLSRTVPRAVVCNSAAALEAHAAFGYARERLTVIPNGFDTAVFRPDPAARAAVRAELGVPPGAKLVGLVARFDPHKDHETFFAAAALLAARDPSVHFLLCGDGIDETNPALAEAIRQGGLESRCRLLGRRDDTPRLNAALDVATLTSVSEGFPNVVGEAMACGVPCVVTRAGDAAVLVGDTGRVVEPRDPAALAAAWAAELAAPPDERARRGAAARARIEAHYSLTAVAKRYADLYARVAGGEA